CCGCCGCAGTCCGGTCGTGGAAGTATCGCCGCCGGTCGCGCCGGTGATTACCATCAGGGTGATCGCGGCGGCGAGTACCCCGGCGGTGGTCGGGAGCTGCGCGGCAGTGGCCGGGCCGACGAGTTCGACCTGGGACGTAATCGCAACGGTTCCGAAATCGCGGCGAACGCCGGCAGCTATCCGGGCTTCGGCGACGCCGCCACCGTTCGGCTGCCGGTGCACGGTGGGGCATCGGCCGCGCCGCACCGACCGGCCGAGCCACCGGTGCCGCCGGCCGATCTCGACGACGACGTGGACGTGCCCTCGTTCATGCGTCGCTGAGCCCGGGTCGATCGTGCTGGTGGTGAACGGAGTGATGGGATCGTAGTGGTGGTGAGCGGATCTTCCGCGGGGTCGGGGCGGATCAGGCGGGTGGTGACCGGCCGGGCCGGTGGTGTCTCGACGGCGCCGTACGACTCGTTCAATCTCGGTGATCATGTCGGCGACGATCCGGCTGCGGTGGACGGTAATCGGCGTCGACTCGCCAGGCAGCTGGGCTTGCCGTTCGAGCGGTTGGTCTGGATGGCGCAGGTGCACGGCACGACGGTGGTCACGGTAGACGCGCCGCAGGTCGCGCCGGTTCCGGCGACCGACGCGGTGGTCACCGCCGAGCCCGACCTCGCGCTGGTGGTACTGACCGCGGACTGCGTGCCGGTGCTGCTCGCCGACGAGACCGCCGGGGTGCTCGCGGCGGCGCACGCGGGCCGGGTCGGCGCGCGTGACGGCATCGTGCCGCAGGTGCTGAACTCCATGGTCGCCGCGGGTGCCGCGGTGGAGCGGATCGCTGCCTTTCTCGGCCCGGCGGCGGGCGGCGAGTGC
Above is a genomic segment from Skermania piniformis containing:
- the pgeF gene encoding peptidoglycan editing factor PgeF; the protein is MSGSSAGSGRIRRVVTGRAGGVSTAPYDSFNLGDHVGDDPAAVDGNRRRLARQLGLPFERLVWMAQVHGTTVVTVDAPQVAPVPATDAVVTAEPDLALVVLTADCVPVLLADETAGVLAAAHAGRVGARDGIVPQVLNSMVAAGAAVERIAAFLGPAAGGECYEVPAAMRAEVDRELPGSASSTTAGTPALDLRAGLRRQLLAAGVATVAQDPRCTIEDPDLFSHRRGAPTGRLASVIWRDTRG